A part of Rhodothermales bacterium genomic DNA contains:
- a CDS encoding UDP-N-acetylglucosamine 2-epimerase (non-hydrolyzing), producing the protein VVVTDSGGIQEETTYLKVPCLTLRDNTERPVTVELGTNQLVPLDPAVVYDQFMSVSKSPAIGEIPPLWDGRAAERIVQVFRQGFAQ; encoded by the coding sequence TGTCGTTGTCACCGACTCGGGCGGAATTCAGGAGGAGACGACGTATCTGAAGGTGCCCTGCCTGACCCTCCGCGACAACACGGAGCGGCCCGTCACCGTGGAGCTCGGCACAAATCAACTCGTGCCGTTGGATCCCGCCGTCGTGTACGACCAATTCATGTCGGTAAGCAAATCCCCGGCAATCGGCGAGATTCCTCCGCTGTGGGACGGCCGCGCTGCCGAGCGAATCGTGCAAGTATTCCGACAGGGGTTTGCTCAGTAG
- a CDS encoding CBS domain-containing protein produces MIKEPEVRNSTIPDLEELLARDIMEPRVLTISEDWPITHLAEFLTENSISGGPVVSEDGKLIGVVSLTDVVRHDSFPSREPAKTVGRGYYQHALEKDYTDQDLSSFRFGTDDQTHVGDIMTPMIFSVEEDASVKDVAVTMVTGRIHRVLVTRDGELVGIISALDVLRLLAKSD; encoded by the coding sequence ATGATCAAGGAACCGGAGGTGCGTAACTCGACGATTCCCGACCTCGAGGAGCTTCTTGCTCGGGACATTATGGAGCCCCGCGTACTGACCATCAGTGAGGATTGGCCCATTACCCATCTCGCCGAGTTCCTTACCGAGAATTCCATATCCGGAGGACCCGTGGTGTCGGAAGATGGCAAGTTGATAGGCGTGGTTTCACTCACGGACGTTGTCCGTCATGACAGTTTCCCGAGCCGAGAACCAGCCAAGACCGTCGGCCGCGGCTACTACCAGCACGCACTGGAGAAAGACTACACCGATCAAGACCTGTCGTCTTTCAGATTTGGAACCGATGATCAGACGCACGTGGGCGACATCATGACGCCCATGATCTTCAGTGTCGAAGAAGATGCCTCCGTAAAAGACGTCGCGGTGACGATGGTCACGGGTCGCATACATCGCGTCCTTGTTACACGCGATGGCGAGCTGGTCGGGATCATATCGGCACTCGACGTTCTGCGGCTGCTCGCGAAGTCAGACTGA